In Bradysia coprophila strain Holo2 unplaced genomic scaffold, BU_Bcop_v1 contig_610, whole genome shotgun sequence, the following proteins share a genomic window:
- the LOC119083395 gene encoding chymotrypsin-1-like translates to MCSLQFFSSHNCGCAILSSKFVITAAHCVWGRFPKQLRILVGTNNLKGNGDYYSVTRIIEHEKFIMFAHAYDIAVVEVDGPISFNDKVQPIKYSTREPTHGSLAQLTGWGRIRIGGPLPDQLQVINMPVVSTVACREILGSDVHDSHICAFAEDGRGACYADSGSPLVFDNEIIGIVSFGRPCARGYPDAFAKISYLAGWIKSTTGLQA, encoded by the exons ATGTGTTCGTTACAATTCTTTTCAAGCCACAATTGTGGCTGTGCTATATTGTCATCGAAATTCGTTATCACGGCCGCTCACTGTGTTTGGGG AAGATTTCCCAAACAGCTCCGAATATTAGTTGGAACGAATAATTTGAAGGGGAATGGAGACTATTACAGCGTCACACGAATAATTGaacatgaaaaattcattatgTTCGCACATGCTTATGACATTGCCGTGGTGGAAGTTGATGGCCCAATATCATTTAATGATAAAGTTCAACCGATCAAGTATTCGACTAGGGAACCTACACATGGTTCTTTAGCACAACTGACTGGATGGGGTCGAATTCGT ATTGGTGGTCCATTACCAGATCAATTGCAAGTGATTAATATGCCAGTTGTTTCCACAGTTGCCTGTAGAGAAATCCTTGGGTCAGACGTTCATGACAGCCACATCTGCGCATTTGCAGAAGACGGTCGAGGGGCCTGTTAC GCTGATTCTGGTTCACCACTGGTTTTCGACAATGAAATCATCGGGATAGTCAGTTTTGGCAGACC ATGTGCTCGAGGATATCCTGATGCATTTGCAAAAATATCTTACTTGGCTGGTTGGATCAAGAGTACAACTGGCCTACAAGCATAG